From a single Cupriavidus taiwanensis LMG 19424 genomic region:
- a CDS encoding accessory factor UbiK family protein — protein MKPTDLFNDLQNKVSEALRNSPARDIEKNVRSMMTQGFARLDLVTREEFDVQSQVLARTRARLEELESRVAELERRAGIPPGAGSVDSTGGA, from the coding sequence ATGAAACCGACCGACCTCTTCAACGACCTGCAGAACAAGGTCAGCGAGGCGCTGCGCAATTCGCCGGCAAGGGACATCGAAAAAAACGTGCGCAGCATGATGACCCAGGGCTTTGCCCGGCTGGACCTGGTCACGCGCGAGGAATTCGACGTCCAGTCGCAGGTACTGGCGCGCACCCGCGCCCGCCTCGAGGAACTGGAAAGCCGCGTGGCCGAACTGGAGCGGCGTGCCGGGATCCCGCCCGGCGCCGGC
- a CDS encoding TorF family putative porin has protein sequence MKKLALAVSALVLASAAGGALAQSTDAAAPAAEPASPHTFTANVSLVTDYRYRGISQTNLRPAIQGGFDYAHESGFYLGNWNSSVSWLEDANPAVSAPVEMDFYGGFKNTFKVAGTEFAYDLGVLEYYYPGGYNNPRPYTTELYAGIGWGPVMLKYSHSVTNLFGWADSKNSYYVDLSANVPLNFWDLTLNAHVGYQGVKHNSDASYTDWKIGLTKDLGKGFALAVAYVDTNAKEVAYTSANRGRYLGKAAAWASITKTF, from the coding sequence ATGAAGAAGTTGGCCCTTGCAGTCAGCGCGTTGGTCCTGGCCAGTGCCGCGGGCGGCGCCCTGGCGCAAAGCACCGACGCCGCGGCTCCGGCTGCCGAGCCGGCCTCGCCGCATACGTTCACGGCCAACGTGTCGCTGGTCACGGACTACCGCTATCGCGGCATCAGCCAGACCAACCTGCGACCGGCCATTCAGGGCGGTTTCGACTACGCGCACGAAAGCGGCTTCTACCTGGGCAACTGGAACTCCAGCGTCAGCTGGCTGGAAGACGCCAACCCGGCGGTCTCGGCGCCGGTCGAGATGGACTTCTACGGCGGCTTCAAGAACACCTTCAAGGTGGCCGGCACCGAGTTCGCCTATGACCTGGGCGTGCTCGAGTACTACTACCCGGGCGGCTACAACAATCCGCGGCCGTACACCACCGAGCTGTACGCGGGCATCGGCTGGGGCCCGGTCATGCTCAAGTACTCGCACTCGGTCACCAACCTGTTTGGCTGGGCCGACAGCAAGAACAGCTACTACGTCGACCTGAGCGCCAACGTGCCGCTGAACTTCTGGGACCTGACGCTGAACGCGCACGTCGGCTACCAGGGCGTAAAGCACAACAGCGATGCCTCGTACACCGACTGGAAGATCGGCCTGACCAAGGACCTGGGCAAGGGCTTTGCGCTGGCGGTCGCCTATGTCGACACCAACGCCAAGGAAGTGGCCTACACCAGCGCCAACCGCGGCCGCTACCTGGGCAAGGCCGCGGCCTGGGCCTCGATCACCAAGACTTTCTAA
- a CDS encoding P-II family nitrogen regulator, with the protein MKLIIAVIKPFKLDEVREALSDVGVSGITVTEVKGFGRQKGHTELYRGAEYIVDFLPKVKIEVAVPDDVVERAIEAVEKSARTGKIGDGKIFVAPIEQVIRIRTGETGGDAL; encoded by the coding sequence ATGAAACTCATCATCGCAGTCATCAAGCCGTTCAAGCTCGACGAGGTGCGCGAAGCGCTGTCGGACGTGGGCGTGTCCGGCATCACCGTGACCGAAGTGAAAGGCTTCGGCCGCCAGAAGGGTCATACCGAGCTGTACCGCGGCGCCGAATACATCGTCGACTTCCTGCCCAAGGTGAAAATCGAGGTGGCGGTTCCCGACGACGTGGTCGAGCGCGCCATCGAGGCGGTCGAGAAATCGGCCCGCACCGGCAAGATTGGCGACGGCAAGATCTTCGTGGCCCCGATCGAGCAGGTCATCCGCATCCGCACCGGCGAGACCGGCGGCGATGCCCTGTGA
- the amt gene encoding ammonium transporter, producing the protein MKTWIKRFLAAGAMALAVGTAGVGVSTPAAAQDKPAAEASAAATSAPAAAPAAAATAAAPAAAAAAAAPAEAAAAPAAPVPNKGDTAWLLVSTAFVILMTLPGLALFYGGLVRSKNMLSVLMQCLVIFSLVALLWAIYGYSFAFTEGNAFFGGTDRLFMKGLTVDAVAATFSKGVVLPELGYFAFQCAFACITCGLIIGAFAERARFSAVLVFVVLWFTFAYLPIAHMVWFWPGPDAYTDAAAGTAATAKAGWLFQKGALDFAGGTVVHINAAVAGLVGAFMFGKRIGFGREAIRPHSLTFTMVGASLLWFGWFGFNAGSALEANGSAALAFVNTLLATCAAVLSWTFGEWIGKGKPSMLGGASGAVAGLVAITPAAGFVGPMGSIVMGLVAGLLCLWGVTGLKRMLGMDDSLDVFGVHGVGGIVGALLTGVFAAPSLGGTGIYDYVANKVAEDYSIAGQLWIQFEGVLTTVVWSGVVAFVAYKLVDMLIGLRVPEDEEREGLDITSHGETAYEG; encoded by the coding sequence ATGAAAACCTGGATCAAGCGATTCCTGGCGGCGGGCGCAATGGCGCTGGCCGTCGGCACCGCCGGCGTCGGCGTATCGACCCCGGCCGCCGCGCAGGACAAGCCGGCAGCCGAGGCCTCGGCCGCCGCCACTTCCGCGCCGGCCGCCGCGCCGGCTGCGGCAGCTACCGCTGCCGCCCCCGCAGCAGCGGCTGCCGCGGCCGCGCCGGCTGAAGCCGCCGCCGCGCCGGCTGCGCCCGTGCCCAACAAGGGCGACACCGCCTGGCTGCTGGTCTCGACCGCGTTCGTGATCCTGATGACCCTGCCCGGCCTGGCGCTGTTCTATGGCGGCCTGGTGCGTTCCAAGAACATGTTGTCGGTACTGATGCAGTGCCTGGTGATCTTCTCGCTGGTGGCGCTGCTGTGGGCGATCTACGGCTACAGCTTTGCCTTCACCGAGGGCAATGCCTTCTTCGGCGGCACCGACCGGCTGTTCATGAAGGGGCTGACGGTCGACGCCGTGGCCGCCACCTTCAGCAAGGGCGTGGTGCTGCCGGAGCTGGGCTACTTTGCCTTCCAGTGCGCCTTCGCCTGCATCACCTGCGGCCTGATCATCGGCGCCTTCGCCGAGCGCGCCCGCTTCTCCGCGGTGCTGGTGTTCGTGGTGCTGTGGTTCACCTTCGCCTACCTGCCGATCGCCCACATGGTCTGGTTCTGGCCGGGCCCTGACGCCTACACCGACGCCGCCGCCGGCACCGCCGCGACCGCCAAGGCTGGCTGGCTGTTCCAGAAGGGCGCGCTGGACTTTGCCGGCGGCACCGTGGTGCACATCAATGCCGCCGTGGCGGGCCTGGTCGGTGCCTTCATGTTCGGCAAGCGCATCGGTTTCGGCCGCGAGGCGATCCGTCCGCACAGCCTGACTTTCACCATGGTGGGCGCCTCGCTGCTGTGGTTTGGCTGGTTCGGCTTCAACGCCGGTTCGGCGCTGGAAGCCAACGGTTCGGCCGCGCTGGCCTTCGTCAACACGCTGCTGGCGACCTGCGCCGCGGTGCTGTCGTGGACCTTCGGCGAGTGGATCGGCAAGGGCAAGCCGTCGATGCTGGGCGGTGCCTCGGGCGCGGTCGCCGGCCTGGTGGCAATCACTCCGGCCGCGGGCTTCGTCGGCCCGATGGGCTCGATCGTGATGGGCCTGGTGGCTGGCCTGCTGTGCCTGTGGGGCGTGACCGGGCTGAAGCGCATGCTGGGCATGGACGACTCGCTGGATGTGTTCGGCGTGCACGGCGTGGGCGGCATCGTCGGCGCGCTGCTGACCGGCGTGTTCGCCGCGCCCAGCCTGGGCGGCACCGGCATCTACGACTACGTCGCCAACAAGGTCGCCGAGGACTACTCGATCGCCGGCCAGCTGTGGATTCAGTTCGAAGGCGTGCTGACCACGGTGGTGTGGTCCGGCGTGGTGGCCTTCGTCGCCTACAAGCTGGTGGACATGCTGATCGGGCTGCGCGTGCCCGAAGACGAAGAGCGCGAAGGCCTCGATATCACCTCGCATGGCGAAACGGCCTACGAAGGCTGA
- the gshA gene encoding glutamate--cysteine ligase produces the protein MVPHLITALNGPLLELEKKILDATPSIERWFRLEWQEHTPPFYCSVDLRNAGFKLAPVDTNLFPGGFNNLAPEMLPLAVQAAMAAIEKICPDAKNLLLIPERHTRNMFYLQNVARLSLIMRQAGLNVRLGSLSEEITEPTPIELPDGQTLVVEPLARLGTRGRRLGLKDFDPCSILLNNDLSAGIPPILENINEQYLLPPLHAGWSTRRKSSHFAAYDEVAKKFAKLIDIDPWMVNPYFARTTGVNFHERVGEEELADAVEGVLKKIAKKYREYGIKETPYVVVKADAGTYGMGIMTVRDPSEIKGLNRKERNKMSVVKEGLEVSDVIIQEGVHTFEKVNEAVAEPVVYMIDRYVVGGFYRVHTGRGNDENLNAPGMHFVPLAFAPNGIPDSHAKPGAAVPNRFYMYGVVARLALLAASLELEKTDPNPII, from the coding sequence ATGGTCCCGCATCTCATCACCGCGCTGAACGGTCCGCTGCTCGAACTGGAAAAGAAGATCCTGGACGCGACGCCGTCCATCGAGCGCTGGTTCAGGCTGGAATGGCAGGAGCATACGCCTCCGTTCTATTGCTCGGTGGACCTGCGCAACGCCGGCTTCAAGCTGGCGCCGGTCGATACCAACCTGTTCCCGGGCGGCTTCAACAACCTTGCCCCCGAGATGCTGCCGCTGGCGGTGCAGGCGGCGATGGCCGCGATCGAGAAGATCTGCCCGGACGCCAAGAACCTGCTGCTGATCCCGGAGCGCCACACCCGCAACATGTTCTACCTGCAGAACGTGGCAAGGCTGTCGCTGATCATGCGCCAGGCCGGGCTGAACGTGCGCCTGGGCTCGCTTTCCGAGGAAATCACCGAACCGACCCCGATCGAGCTGCCCGACGGCCAGACCCTGGTGGTCGAGCCGCTGGCGCGCCTGGGCACCAGGGGCCGTCGGCTGGGGCTGAAGGACTTCGACCCCTGTTCGATCCTGCTCAACAACGACCTGTCGGCCGGCATTCCGCCGATCCTGGAAAACATCAACGAGCAATACCTGCTGCCGCCGCTGCACGCCGGCTGGTCCACGCGCCGCAAGAGCAGCCACTTTGCCGCGTATGACGAAGTGGCGAAGAAGTTCGCCAAGCTGATCGACATCGACCCGTGGATGGTCAACCCGTACTTCGCCCGGACCACCGGCGTGAATTTCCACGAGCGCGTGGGCGAAGAAGAACTGGCCGACGCGGTCGAAGGCGTGCTCAAGAAGATCGCCAAGAAATACCGCGAGTACGGCATCAAGGAAACGCCGTACGTGGTGGTCAAGGCCGATGCCGGCACCTACGGCATGGGCATCATGACCGTGCGCGACCCGTCCGAGATCAAGGGCCTGAACCGGAAAGAGCGCAACAAGATGAGCGTGGTCAAGGAGGGCCTGGAGGTCAGCGACGTCATCATCCAGGAGGGCGTGCATACCTTCGAGAAGGTCAACGAGGCGGTGGCCGAGCCGGTGGTGTACATGATCGACCGCTACGTGGTGGGCGGCTTCTACCGCGTGCACACCGGCCGCGGCAACGACGAGAACCTGAACGCGCCCGGCATGCATTTCGTGCCGCTGGCGTTCGCGCCCAACGGCATCCCGGACAGCCACGCCAAGCCTGGCGCGGCGGTGCCGAACCGCTTCTACATGTATGGCGTGGTGGCGCGGCTGGCCCTGCTGGCGGCGTCGCTGGAGCTCGAGAAGACCGACCCCAACCCGATCATCTGA
- the gshB gene encoding glutathione synthase, which yields MRILFITDPLETFKTYKDSTFAMMAEAAARGHELYWCLQPQLALSGRTVETVATRLHLTGDDGGEHGAWYREGNSALEPLSAFDAVLMRKDPPFDMEYVTSTWLLELAEAQGARVFNKPQAIRDHSEKLAIAQYPEFITPTLVTRDLARIRDFHAEHRDIIVKPLDGMGGMGVFRVGADGMNLAAIVETLGQDGARSLMVQRYIPAIKDGDKRVLLIGGVPVPYSLARVPMAGEVRGNLAAGGTGRAQELSRRDREIAEALAPGLWEQGLLLVGLDVIGDYLTEVNVTSPTCFQEITQQTGFHVAAMFIDALEHAVGAAGS from the coding sequence ATGCGCATCCTCTTCATCACCGATCCGCTGGAGACCTTCAAGACCTACAAGGACTCCACCTTCGCCATGATGGCCGAGGCCGCCGCGCGCGGCCATGAGCTGTACTGGTGCCTGCAGCCGCAGCTGGCGCTGTCCGGCCGCACGGTCGAGACCGTGGCCACGCGGCTGCACCTGACCGGCGACGATGGCGGCGAACACGGCGCCTGGTACCGCGAAGGCAATAGCGCGCTCGAGCCGCTGTCGGCCTTCGACGCGGTGCTGATGCGCAAGGACCCGCCCTTCGACATGGAATACGTGACCAGCACGTGGCTGCTGGAGCTGGCCGAAGCACAGGGCGCGCGGGTATTCAACAAGCCGCAGGCAATCCGCGACCATTCCGAGAAGCTGGCGATTGCCCAGTACCCGGAATTCATCACGCCGACGCTGGTCACGCGCGACCTGGCGCGGATCCGCGATTTCCACGCCGAGCATCGCGACATTATCGTCAAGCCGCTGGACGGCATGGGCGGCATGGGCGTGTTCCGGGTCGGCGCGGACGGCATGAACCTCGCCGCGATCGTCGAGACGCTGGGCCAGGACGGCGCCCGCTCGCTGATGGTGCAGCGCTATATCCCGGCGATCAAGGACGGCGACAAGCGGGTGCTGCTGATTGGCGGCGTGCCCGTGCCGTATTCGCTCGCGCGCGTGCCGATGGCCGGCGAAGTGCGCGGCAACCTTGCCGCGGGCGGTACCGGCCGTGCGCAGGAGCTGAGCCGGCGCGATCGCGAGATTGCCGAGGCGCTGGCGCCGGGGCTGTGGGAGCAGGGCCTGCTGCTGGTCGGCCTGGACGTCATCGGCGACTACCTGACCGAGGTCAATGTGACGAGCCCTACCTGTTTCCAGGAGATCACCCAGCAGACCGGCTTCCATGTGGCGGCGATGTTCATCGACGCGCTCGAGCACGCGGTCGGCGCTGCCGGCAGCTAG
- a CDS encoding PTS sugar transporter subunit IIA, which yields MAGILIIAHTPLASALRDCAAHVYCGQPQRLEAIDVLPDADPAAVLAEARRRLEAICEDNGALVLTDIFGATPANIAARLAEPGRVRVLAGVNLPMLVRAICYRAEKLDQLATKALAGGSQGVLQVGTTTVQNQTANHPDKYAAEGHHHHQ from the coding sequence ATGGCAGGCATCCTGATCATCGCGCACACCCCGCTGGCGTCAGCCCTGCGCGATTGCGCCGCCCACGTCTACTGTGGCCAGCCGCAGCGGCTGGAAGCCATCGACGTCCTTCCCGATGCCGATCCCGCCGCCGTGCTGGCCGAGGCCCGGCGTCGGCTGGAAGCCATCTGCGAAGACAACGGCGCGCTGGTCCTGACCGACATCTTCGGCGCCACTCCCGCCAATATCGCCGCGCGCCTGGCAGAGCCGGGCCGCGTGCGCGTGCTGGCCGGCGTCAACCTTCCCATGCTGGTCCGTGCCATCTGCTACCGGGCCGAAAAGCTGGACCAGCTTGCCACCAAGGCGCTGGCCGGCGGCTCGCAGGGCGTGCTGCAGGTCGGCACCACCACCGTCCAGAATCAAACCGCCAATCATCCCGACAAATATGCTGCAGAGGGACACCACCATCATCAATAA
- a CDS encoding HPr family phosphocarrier protein, with the protein MLQRDTTIINKLGLHARASAKLTQLAGSFVSQVKMSRNGRQVDAKSIMGVMMLAAGIGSTVTIETEGPDEQEAMDALLALIANRFGEGE; encoded by the coding sequence ATGCTGCAGAGGGACACCACCATCATCAATAAACTCGGACTGCACGCACGCGCGTCCGCCAAGCTGACCCAGCTCGCCGGCAGCTTCGTCAGCCAGGTCAAGATGTCCCGCAACGGACGCCAGGTCGATGCCAAGAGCATCATGGGCGTGATGATGCTGGCCGCGGGGATCGGTTCCACGGTCACGATCGAAACCGAGGGGCCGGACGAGCAAGAGGCGATGGACGCCTTGCTGGCACTGATCGCCAACCGCTTTGGTGAAGGGGAGTGA